One genomic window of Bradyrhizobium sp. B124 includes the following:
- the ugpB gene encoding sn-glycerol-3-phosphate ABC transporter substrate-binding protein UgpB, translating to MKLPHLVVAALLLVAPARAATEIMWWHAMSGELGKQLEKLAADFNASQSDYRIVPAYKGNYTETVTAAIFAFRSRSQPAIVQVNEIATATMMAARGAIYPVFELMRDQSEAFAPSAYLPAVAGYYADVDGNMLSFPFNASTPILYYNKDMFRSAGLDPSEPPKTWPELGVVAKRLRAAGAMCGVTTSWPSWINVENFSAFHNLPIATKANGFSGLDAQLIFNNPLVVRHIAQLAQWQADKTFDYSGRGQTAEPRFQKGECGIFIGSSGTRADIKANSKFEVGYGMMPYEPDVQGAPQNSIIGGATLWVLRDRPRAEYAGVAKFFAYLSRPEVQAAWHQNTGYLPITRAAFDLSRTQGFYARNPGASISIEEVTLKPPTDNSKGIRLGSFVLIRDVIEEELEQVFAGKRSAQAAMDNAVERGNRLLRQFERANPDR from the coding sequence TTGAAGCTCCCGCACCTCGTCGTCGCGGCCCTTCTGCTTGTGGCACCGGCACGAGCGGCGACCGAGATCATGTGGTGGCACGCGATGTCGGGCGAGCTCGGCAAGCAGCTCGAGAAGCTCGCCGCTGACTTCAACGCCTCGCAATCCGACTACCGCATCGTGCCCGCCTACAAGGGCAACTACACCGAGACTGTCACCGCGGCGATCTTCGCCTTCCGTTCGCGCAGCCAGCCGGCGATCGTTCAGGTCAACGAGATTGCCACCGCAACCATGATGGCGGCGCGGGGCGCGATCTATCCGGTGTTCGAGCTGATGCGCGATCAATCGGAGGCGTTCGCGCCGTCGGCCTATCTGCCCGCGGTGGCGGGCTACTATGCCGATGTCGACGGCAACATGCTGTCGTTCCCGTTCAACGCCTCGACGCCGATCCTTTACTACAACAAGGATATGTTCCGCTCGGCCGGGCTCGATCCGAGCGAGCCTCCGAAGACCTGGCCGGAGCTCGGCGTCGTGGCCAAGCGGCTGCGTGCCGCCGGTGCGATGTGCGGCGTGACCACGTCATGGCCGTCCTGGATCAATGTCGAGAATTTCTCCGCCTTTCACAATCTGCCGATTGCGACCAAGGCCAACGGCTTTTCCGGGCTCGACGCGCAGCTGATCTTCAACAACCCGCTGGTGGTGCGCCACATCGCGCAGCTTGCGCAGTGGCAAGCCGACAAGACCTTCGACTATAGCGGCCGCGGCCAGACCGCCGAGCCGCGCTTTCAGAAGGGGGAGTGCGGCATCTTCATCGGTTCGTCGGGCACCCGCGCCGACATCAAGGCCAATTCGAAATTCGAGGTCGGCTACGGCATGATGCCGTATGAGCCTGACGTGCAGGGCGCGCCGCAGAACTCGATCATCGGCGGCGCGACGCTGTGGGTGCTGCGCGACCGGCCGCGCGCCGAATATGCCGGGGTGGCGAAATTCTTCGCCTATCTGTCGCGGCCCGAGGTGCAGGCCGCCTGGCACCAGAACACCGGCTACCTGCCGATCACCCGCGCCGCGTTCGATCTCAGTCGCACGCAGGGATTCTACGCGCGCAATCCCGGCGCCTCGATCTCGATCGAGGAGGTCACGCTGAAGCCGCCGACCGACAATTCCAAGGGCATTCGGCTCGGCTCGTTCGTCCTCATCCGCGACGTGATCGAGGAGGAGCTCGAGCAGGTGTTCGCCGGCAAGCGCTCGGCGCAGGCCGCGATGGACAACGCCGTCGAGCGCGGCAACCGCCTGCTGCGCCAGTTCGAGCGCGCCAATCCGGATCGGTGA
- a CDS encoding TRAP transporter substrate-binding protein, with translation MYRRAGLSRTITLAVALLWTAVSVSAFAREFRTADTQNEDYPTVQALNYMDRLIAERTGGRHRIVVFHSRQLGEEKETLEQTRAGAIDLNRTNVALIGTMVPSVNVLAMPFLFRSLEHLQHVLDGPIGNEILNSLEAHGFVGLTFYDSGARSIYNSVHPVRSLDDLKGLRLRVQQSEQMSDMIRALGAQPVQMAYGQVLTGLANRLIDGAENNWPSFVTTGHYKYAGYYTLTQHTVSPEVLVMSRKAWASLTPDEQAIFREAAQRSSLYMREKWRELEERSRKQAEQAGVKVVTDFDRKPFEAAMAGIYAKAERDPAIAALIERIRNME, from the coding sequence GTGTATCGCCGCGCCGGCCTTTCGCGGACAATAACGCTTGCCGTCGCGCTGCTATGGACAGCGGTCTCGGTGAGTGCTTTTGCGCGCGAATTCCGCACCGCCGATACCCAGAATGAAGACTATCCGACGGTCCAGGCGCTGAATTACATGGACCGCCTGATTGCCGAACGCACCGGCGGCCGGCACCGCATCGTGGTCTTCCACTCCCGCCAGCTCGGCGAGGAAAAGGAGACGCTGGAGCAGACCCGGGCCGGCGCCATCGATCTGAACCGGACCAACGTCGCGCTGATCGGAACCATGGTGCCTTCCGTGAACGTGCTGGCGATGCCGTTCCTGTTTCGATCCCTTGAGCACCTGCAGCATGTGCTGGATGGACCGATCGGCAACGAGATCCTGAACAGTCTCGAGGCCCACGGCTTCGTCGGGCTGACCTTCTACGATTCCGGCGCCCGCTCGATCTATAACAGCGTCCACCCGGTACGTTCGCTCGACGACCTCAAGGGGCTGCGGCTGCGCGTGCAGCAATCCGAACAGATGTCGGACATGATCCGCGCGCTGGGCGCCCAGCCGGTCCAGATGGCCTACGGCCAGGTGCTGACCGGGCTCGCCAACCGGCTGATCGATGGCGCAGAGAACAACTGGCCGTCCTTCGTCACCACCGGCCACTACAAATACGCCGGCTACTACACCTTGACCCAGCACACCGTGAGCCCGGAAGTGCTGGTGATGTCGCGCAAGGCCTGGGCCAGCCTGACGCCGGATGAGCAGGCCATCTTCCGCGAAGCCGCGCAGCGCTCCAGCCTGTACATGCGCGAGAAGTGGCGGGAGCTCGAGGAGCGCTCGCGCAAGCAGGCGGAGCAGGCCGGCGTCAAGGTCGTGACCGATTTCGACCGCAAGCCGTTCGAGGCGGCGATGGCCGGCATCTATGCCAAGGCGGAGCGCGATCCGGCGATAGCTGCGCTGATCGAACGCATCCGCAACATGGAGTGA
- a CDS encoding HAMP domain-containing sensor histidine kinase has protein sequence MRRRAAFGPQGRFRIVQLLRAVPIRWRILSIALLNSAVVIVLAVLIWNGSKVLGSAWDDVRQVRESDKILAKLESETSRLQNLIHRYINQPSPDLFAEILLLREAVLGTLTNRASTDPMLSGSVEQLERVTSRFLDGFGELRTVQTTISKTYDEEVLTPTRDMAGLYSIIEGATGHRDALIWPALGKSREAFTSLLVAANAYYLSLASSSAEEARRNIDTIEKTIPVMTDLAENDLQRMALARLKVKTAELRDGLGKLSEQLTNRTDLLRNSIDASQADAIGAIDDLSVKMRQREQKAQETFDKTLTSISRRVLSIAVIFLGVIMSAGVMIALSIRLPLAQIMAAMRTITSGDLDRPVQGTSAKDEVGAMARAVEVFRENAIAKRKTEDELRTAKEKAESALLELNAAQQNLIDAERLAALGGLVAGVAHEVNNPIGISLTVASSFARRSEMFENDLKTEPLRRSKLDEFVRASRDASQQLVSNLQRAGELIQSFKQVAVDRSHAERRQFALSEATDQIVASLRPVLKKAAIALSVDVPDGLLIDGYPGAYGQILTNLFLNAVNHAFANGRSGNITISARGRGTDDVEIIFADDGAGMTPDVQRQAFDPFFTTRRNEGGTGLGLHIVYNLVTQQLGGRMMLESRVGQGTTFRIIMPRIAKGEPTITDAAADGTSQWPNRTMSSN, from the coding sequence ATGCGACGGCGGGCGGCGTTTGGGCCGCAGGGCCGTTTCCGCATCGTCCAGTTGCTGCGTGCGGTGCCGATCCGCTGGCGCATTCTTTCGATCGCGCTGCTCAACTCCGCCGTCGTGATCGTGCTCGCGGTGCTGATCTGGAACGGCTCGAAGGTGCTCGGCTCGGCCTGGGACGATGTCCGCCAGGTCCGGGAATCCGACAAGATCTTGGCCAAGCTCGAGAGCGAGACCAGCCGTCTGCAGAACCTGATCCATCGCTACATCAACCAGCCGAGCCCGGACCTGTTCGCGGAAATCCTGCTGCTGCGCGAGGCCGTGCTCGGCACGCTGACCAACCGGGCCTCGACCGATCCGATGCTGTCGGGCTCGGTCGAGCAGCTGGAGCGCGTCACCAGCCGCTTCCTCGACGGCTTCGGTGAATTGCGCACCGTGCAGACCACGATCTCCAAGACCTATGACGAAGAGGTGCTGACGCCGACCAGGGACATGGCCGGGCTCTATTCGATCATCGAGGGCGCCACCGGCCATCGCGACGCACTGATCTGGCCCGCGCTCGGCAAGTCACGCGAAGCCTTCACCTCGCTCTTGGTCGCCGCCAACGCCTACTACCTCTCGCTGGCCTCCTCGTCGGCCGAGGAAGCCCGCCGCAACATCGATACGATCGAGAAGACGATCCCCGTCATGACCGATCTGGCCGAGAACGATCTGCAGCGCATGGCGCTGGCGCGGCTCAAGGTCAAGACCGCCGAGCTGCGCGACGGGCTCGGCAAGCTCAGCGAACAGCTCACCAACCGCACCGATCTGTTGCGCAACTCGATCGACGCCAGCCAGGCCGACGCGATCGGCGCGATCGACGATCTCTCGGTGAAGATGCGCCAGCGCGAGCAGAAGGCGCAGGAGACGTTCGACAAGACGCTGACGTCGATCTCGCGCCGGGTGCTGTCGATCGCCGTGATCTTCCTCGGCGTCATCATGTCGGCCGGCGTCATGATCGCATTGTCGATCCGGCTGCCGCTGGCGCAGATCATGGCCGCGATGCGCACCATCACCTCGGGCGACCTCGACCGGCCGGTGCAGGGTACCTCGGCCAAGGACGAGGTCGGCGCGATGGCGCGTGCGGTCGAGGTATTCCGCGAAAACGCGATCGCCAAGCGCAAGACCGAGGACGAGCTGCGCACCGCCAAGGAGAAGGCCGAGAGCGCGCTGCTCGAGCTCAACGCCGCCCAGCAGAACCTGATCGATGCCGAGCGCCTCGCCGCACTCGGCGGCCTCGTCGCGGGCGTCGCCCACGAAGTGAACAACCCGATCGGCATCAGCCTGACGGTCGCCTCGAGCTTTGCCCGCCGCAGCGAGATGTTCGAGAACGACCTGAAGACCGAGCCACTGCGCCGCTCCAAGCTCGACGAATTCGTGCGCGCCTCGCGTGACGCATCGCAGCAACTGGTCTCGAATCTGCAGCGCGCCGGCGAACTGATCCAGTCGTTCAAGCAGGTCGCCGTCGATCGTTCGCATGCCGAACGCCGCCAGTTCGCCTTGAGCGAAGCGACCGACCAGATCGTGGCGAGCCTGCGGCCGGTGCTGAAGAAGGCGGCGATCGCGCTGTCCGTCGACGTGCCCGATGGGCTCCTGATCGACGGCTATCCCGGCGCCTATGGCCAGATCTTAACCAATCTTTTCCTCAATGCCGTCAATCATGCCTTCGCCAACGGCCGCTCCGGCAACATCACGATCTCGGCGCGCGGTCGCGGCACTGATGATGTCGAGATCATCTTCGCGGACGACGGGGCCGGCATGACGCCGGATGTGCAGCGACAGGCGTTCGACCCGTTCTTTACGACGCGACGCAACGAAGGTGGTACGGGCCTCGGCCTTCATATCGTCTATAACCTCGTCACCCAGCAGCTCGGCGGACGCATGATGCTGGAGTCAAGGGTAGGACAAGGCACCACTTTTCGCATTATCATGCCCAGGATCGCCAAGGGCGAGCCCACGATCACTGACGCAGCAGCCGACGGAACCAGTCAATGGCCGAACAGGACGATGTCCTCCAACTGA